DNA sequence from the Fusarium oxysporum f. sp. lycopersici 4287 supercont2.72 genomic scaffold, whole genome shotgun sequence genome:
TCGAGCTCTGTCGAGATAGGTCACTGTGGTCCAGGTTTATCGGGATATCTCCTGTGGAAGTTAGCCACAACCTCGGCGGCGTTCTCCACATAGTCTGCGGGGACTTCTGTTGGGTCTGCGTATCCAGCCCATTTCACGGTATACTTCAGTCTAGGACGGCCTTCGCGGCCGCGTCTGTCCCAGCGGGAATCTACGATATCTTCGACTTCCCACTCCTCTACTCCTTCAGCTTCGACAGGCGGCGGCGGGTCTGGATTCTGGCCCGGCAGCGGGTCGGTAGCGGCGGGCTTAAGCAGGTTTGTGTGAAATACCGGGTGTATCTTCATACTGGCAGGCAGTTCCAGTCGGTAGGCGTACGGGGAGATAAACTTC
Encoded proteins:
- a CDS encoding uncharacterized protein (At least one base has a quality score < 10) — encoded protein: MKIHPVFHTNLLKPAATDPLPGQNPDPPPPVEAEGVEEWEVEDIVDSRWDRRGREGRPRLKYTVKWAGYADPTEVPADYVENAAEVVANFHRRYPDKPGPQ